One Sylvia atricapilla isolate bSylAtr1 chromosome 24, bSylAtr1.pri, whole genome shotgun sequence genomic window carries:
- the TRNAU1AP gene encoding tRNA selenocysteine 1-associated protein 1 isoform X1 produces MAASLWMGDLEPYMDENFVSRAFATMGELVLSVKIIRNRLTGIPAGYCFVEFADLATAEKCLHKINGKPLPGATPAKRFKLNYATYGKQPDNSPEYSLFVGDLTPDVDDGMLYEFFVKVYPSCRGGKVVLDQAGVSKGYGFVKFTDELEQKRALTECQGAVGLGSKPVRLSVAIPKANRVKPMEYNQMYNYNYNQYYQQYHNYYAQWGYDQNTGSYSYSYPQYGYTQSTMQTYEEVGEDALEDPTPQLDVHEANKQFMEQSEELYDALMDCHWQPLDTVSSEIPAVL; encoded by the exons cTGGAGCCCTATATGGATGAAAACTTTGTTTCAAGAGCCTTTGCCACCATGGGAGAGCTTGTTCTGAGTGTAAAAATCATTCGAAACAGGTTGACAGG AATTCCAGCAGGCTATTGTTTTGTAGAATTTGCAGATCTAGCTACTGCAGAGAAATGTTTACACAAAATCAATGGAAAACCACTTCCTGGTGCAACACCG GCAAAGCGATTTAAATTGAATTATGCAACATATGGAAAACAGCCTGATAACAG TCCAGAATATTCCCTTTTTGTGGGAGACCTGACTCCCGATGTGGATGATGGGATGTTGTATGAATTTTTTGTTAAAGTTTATCCATCGTGTAGAGGTGGAAAAGTTGTTTTGGACCAGGCAGGAGTATCCAA aggtTATGGGTTCGTGAAATTCACGGATGAACTGGAACAGAAGAGAGCACTGACAGagtgtcagggagctgtggggctgggctctaAACCTGTACGCTTGAGTGTGGCTATACCAAAAGC taatcgTGTGAAACCAATGGAGTACAATCAGATGTACAACTATAATTACAACCAGTATTACCAACAGTATCACAACTACTATGCTCAGTGGGGGTACGACCAGAACACGGGCAGTTACAGCTACAGTTACCCCCAGTATGGCTACACGCAGAGCACCATGCAG acATATGAAGAAGTTGGTGAGGATGCATTGGAAG ATCCCACACCTCAGTTAGATGTCCATGAAGCAAACAAGCAGTTTATGGAACAGAGTGAAGAGCTCTACGACGCCTTGATGGACTGTCATTGGCAGCCTTTGGACACTGTGTCATCAGAGATTCCAGCTGTGTTATAG
- the TRNAU1AP gene encoding tRNA selenocysteine 1-associated protein 1 isoform X2, with translation MDENFVSRAFATMGELVLSVKIIRNRLTGIPAGYCFVEFADLATAEKCLHKINGKPLPGATPAKRFKLNYATYGKQPDNSPEYSLFVGDLTPDVDDGMLYEFFVKVYPSCRGGKVVLDQAGVSKGYGFVKFTDELEQKRALTECQGAVGLGSKPVRLSVAIPKANRVKPMEYNQMYNYNYNQYYQQYHNYYAQWGYDQNTGSYSYSYPQYGYTQSTMQTYEEVGEDALEDPTPQLDVHEANKQFMEQSEELYDALMDCHWQPLDTVSSEIPAVL, from the exons ATGGATGAAAACTTTGTTTCAAGAGCCTTTGCCACCATGGGAGAGCTTGTTCTGAGTGTAAAAATCATTCGAAACAGGTTGACAGG AATTCCAGCAGGCTATTGTTTTGTAGAATTTGCAGATCTAGCTACTGCAGAGAAATGTTTACACAAAATCAATGGAAAACCACTTCCTGGTGCAACACCG GCAAAGCGATTTAAATTGAATTATGCAACATATGGAAAACAGCCTGATAACAG TCCAGAATATTCCCTTTTTGTGGGAGACCTGACTCCCGATGTGGATGATGGGATGTTGTATGAATTTTTTGTTAAAGTTTATCCATCGTGTAGAGGTGGAAAAGTTGTTTTGGACCAGGCAGGAGTATCCAA aggtTATGGGTTCGTGAAATTCACGGATGAACTGGAACAGAAGAGAGCACTGACAGagtgtcagggagctgtggggctgggctctaAACCTGTACGCTTGAGTGTGGCTATACCAAAAGC taatcgTGTGAAACCAATGGAGTACAATCAGATGTACAACTATAATTACAACCAGTATTACCAACAGTATCACAACTACTATGCTCAGTGGGGGTACGACCAGAACACGGGCAGTTACAGCTACAGTTACCCCCAGTATGGCTACACGCAGAGCACCATGCAG acATATGAAGAAGTTGGTGAGGATGCATTGGAAG ATCCCACACCTCAGTTAGATGTCCATGAAGCAAACAAGCAGTTTATGGAACAGAGTGAAGAGCTCTACGACGCCTTGATGGACTGTCATTGGCAGCCTTTGGACACTGTGTCATCAGAGATTCCAGCTGTGTTATAG
- the TRNAU1AP gene encoding tRNA selenocysteine 1-associated protein 1 isoform X3 yields MAASLWMGDLEPYMDENFVSRAFATMGELVLSVKIIRNRLTGIPAGYCFVEFADLATAEKCLHKINGKPLPGATPAKRFKLNYATYGKQPDNSPEYSLFVGDLTPDVDDGMLYEFFVKVYPSCRGGKVVLDQAGVSNNRVKPMEYNQMYNYNYNQYYQQYHNYYAQWGYDQNTGSYSYSYPQYGYTQSTMQTYEEVGEDALEDPTPQLDVHEANKQFMEQSEELYDALMDCHWQPLDTVSSEIPAVL; encoded by the exons cTGGAGCCCTATATGGATGAAAACTTTGTTTCAAGAGCCTTTGCCACCATGGGAGAGCTTGTTCTGAGTGTAAAAATCATTCGAAACAGGTTGACAGG AATTCCAGCAGGCTATTGTTTTGTAGAATTTGCAGATCTAGCTACTGCAGAGAAATGTTTACACAAAATCAATGGAAAACCACTTCCTGGTGCAACACCG GCAAAGCGATTTAAATTGAATTATGCAACATATGGAAAACAGCCTGATAACAG TCCAGAATATTCCCTTTTTGTGGGAGACCTGACTCCCGATGTGGATGATGGGATGTTGTATGAATTTTTTGTTAAAGTTTATCCATCGTGTAGAGGTGGAAAAGTTGTTTTGGACCAGGCAGGAGTATCCAA taatcgTGTGAAACCAATGGAGTACAATCAGATGTACAACTATAATTACAACCAGTATTACCAACAGTATCACAACTACTATGCTCAGTGGGGGTACGACCAGAACACGGGCAGTTACAGCTACAGTTACCCCCAGTATGGCTACACGCAGAGCACCATGCAG acATATGAAGAAGTTGGTGAGGATGCATTGGAAG ATCCCACACCTCAGTTAGATGTCCATGAAGCAAACAAGCAGTTTATGGAACAGAGTGAAGAGCTCTACGACGCCTTGATGGACTGTCATTGGCAGCCTTTGGACACTGTGTCATCAGAGATTCCAGCTGTGTTATAG